In one window of Mytilus galloprovincialis chromosome 6, xbMytGall1.hap1.1, whole genome shotgun sequence DNA:
- the LOC143079496 gene encoding uncharacterized protein LOC143079496, translating into MNKRFPLRMIALLVTFHVAVCQDEQTDGLGHVSGSEYARVKSHNITVPLISVAVSVLLLVIIFIFLAVVIKKKMKNKNEMLLLQRKLTEIEGHRLNIEIERLTIEKRRLEIVENKLAFSVA; encoded by the exons ATGAATAAACGTTTTCCTTTACGAATGATCGCTTTACTGGTGACTTTCCACGTAGCCGTTTGTCAAG ATGAACAAACAGATGGATTGGGACATGTATCTGGATCTGAGTATGCTAGAGTAAAATCGCATAATATAACTGTTCCTTTGATATCTGTTGCTGTTAGTGTCTTGTTGCTAGTTATTATATTCATTTTCCTAGCTGTTGTGATTAAGAAGAAAATGAAGAACAAAAACGAAAT GCTATTACTGCAACGGAAACTTACCGAAATAGAGGGCCATCGTTTGAACATTGAGATAGAGAGATTGACCATTGAaaagagaagacttgaaattgtTGAAAACAAACTTGCATTCTCTGTGGCATAA